The following proteins come from a genomic window of Synechococcus sp. NB0720_010:
- a CDS encoding Nif11-like leader peptide family natural product precursor — protein sequence MQQFFVRVQAEPALRQALEEAMTADDVARLAQDLGFEVSGSDILRFSGQSASGVRVTRIDHPGEYPGRYV from the coding sequence TTGCAGCAGTTTTTTGTGCGGGTTCAGGCTGAGCCAGCACTGCGGCAAGCGCTGGAGGAGGCGATGACTGCCGACGATGTCGCCCGCTTGGCCCAGGACCTTGGCTTTGAGGTCTCGGGCAGTGACATCCTGCGCTTCTCGGGGCAATCGGCATCTGGTGTGAGGGTGACCCGCATTGACCATCCGGGGGAATACCCGGGGCGCTACGTCTAG
- the arfB gene encoding alternative ribosome rescue aminoacyl-tRNA hydrolase ArfB: MALELVIHPRLVIPAADLTWSFRRSAGPGGQNVNKLETAVELSFDIEACSVLGPFQKQRLQARLPQLKGSSVLSIQASEHRSQYKNRCLALEKMASVLREALKPDPKPRRATKPSKAATRRRLDSKKMRGDVKRNRQHRPRLDD; this comes from the coding sequence GTGGCCCTTGAGCTTGTGATTCATCCACGGCTGGTCATTCCAGCGGCGGATTTGACCTGGTCCTTTCGCCGCAGCGCTGGCCCGGGAGGACAAAACGTCAACAAGCTGGAAACGGCTGTTGAGCTCAGTTTTGACATCGAAGCCTGCTCAGTTCTTGGACCATTTCAGAAACAACGACTGCAGGCACGACTGCCGCAGCTGAAAGGCTCGAGCGTGCTCAGCATTCAGGCCTCCGAGCACCGTTCCCAGTACAAAAACCGCTGCCTCGCCCTTGAAAAGATGGCCTCGGTGCTGCGCGAGGCCCTGAAGCCAGACCCCAAACCACGCCGCGCCACCAAGCCCTCGAAAGCAGCCACTCGCCGGCGTCTGGACAGTAAAAAAATGCGAGGTGATGTCAAACGCAACCGGCAACATCGGCCGCGCCTGGATGACTGA
- a CDS encoding MFS transporter, which yields MQATGWSWWHQFPPALRELASVRLVASFGAGGILYLTPMVFHQQGFNAASIGLGLALAALAGTVGRFISGALLDQGRSCGTPVLMAAACGFAGDALLLQASSMGGYIAGQVCIGMAGGLYWPAVELAVPQCANPLPSAKGYALVRSSDALGVASGTLCGSLLAAAGLLRGVYWIDIAAVLALAALLLLKPLPKAAKASEYAEGQRPLRQWLPALVPMLGISVVATSIPALMQSALPLDLVRGGLNRAGQTESLSALLIGLQLGLLVLIQWPVGRALALRPVGTGLGLSLICFSSGTLLLAASALSHSGLVLVVIALTIIALGEAAFLPTATEAVIELSPRGHGGLAMALFSQCFALSAFAAPLLAGVLLDGHGHGVGLWFATAAICALSLLLVRPVQNRSKRRVG from the coding sequence ATGCAGGCAACAGGCTGGAGCTGGTGGCACCAGTTTCCCCCGGCACTCCGGGAACTGGCCAGTGTTCGATTGGTCGCGAGTTTTGGCGCCGGTGGGATTTTGTATCTCACCCCGATGGTGTTTCACCAGCAGGGCTTCAATGCCGCCTCCATAGGCCTGGGTTTGGCCCTCGCTGCGCTGGCTGGCACCGTTGGGCGCTTCATCAGTGGAGCCCTCCTGGATCAGGGCCGCAGTTGCGGGACCCCGGTGCTGATGGCGGCGGCCTGTGGATTTGCCGGTGACGCTCTGCTGCTACAGGCCAGCAGCATGGGGGGCTACATCGCTGGCCAGGTCTGCATCGGCATGGCCGGAGGCCTCTACTGGCCAGCGGTTGAACTCGCTGTGCCGCAGTGCGCGAACCCACTGCCGTCGGCGAAGGGCTACGCCCTGGTGCGCAGCAGTGATGCCCTCGGTGTGGCCTCAGGAACCCTCTGCGGTTCGCTGCTCGCGGCCGCCGGGCTGTTGCGCGGGGTCTACTGGATCGACATCGCGGCGGTCCTCGCCCTGGCGGCGCTGCTGTTACTCAAACCCCTGCCCAAAGCCGCCAAGGCCAGCGAGTACGCGGAGGGGCAACGTCCCCTGCGGCAATGGCTGCCAGCCCTGGTGCCGATGCTTGGCATCTCGGTGGTGGCCACCTCCATCCCAGCGCTGATGCAGAGCGCACTGCCGCTGGATCTGGTCCGCGGCGGCCTGAACCGAGCTGGCCAGACAGAAAGCCTGAGCGCCCTGCTGATCGGTCTGCAACTGGGTCTGCTGGTGTTGATCCAATGGCCCGTTGGCCGAGCCCTGGCCCTGCGGCCAGTGGGGACCGGCCTGGGGCTGAGCCTGATCTGCTTCAGCAGCGGGACCCTGCTCCTGGCCGCCTCAGCCCTGAGCCACTCCGGCCTCGTTCTGGTGGTCATCGCCCTCACGATCATCGCCCTGGGCGAAGCCGCCTTCCTACCGACAGCCACGGAGGCGGTGATTGAGCTCAGTCCCCGTGGCCACGGCGGCCTGGCGATGGCCCTCTTCTCTCAGTGCTTCGCGCTCAGTGCCTTCGCCGCACCGCTGCTGGCGGGGGTTTTGCTGGATGGCCATGGCCATGGCGTGGGCCTGTGGTTCGCGACAGCGGCGATCTGTGCGCTGAGCTTGCTGCTGGTCAGACCGGTGCAGAACCGCTCGAAGCGGCGGGTGGGTTAA
- a CDS encoding alpha/beta fold hydrolase: protein MPASVVEPTRLRRRRALTSSLLAGVLSLGSLLAPPLRAAEQLDIHLEGLDLPLNLVELERWSRDPSTRAGELVVWLNLLDPQSQQQLHQLLNAPLVRERSFTQQMMRSWAGQRVAEELGVLISTENGNAGPLVLSTLNTLLKEQRQVTVIELMRALPAQQLTINLDGLQLLARGWQQQLFDQELALKALQTLPLPQGTPLLPLSDGVLLDQQSSAADQAPQRWRLPVPHRQQPLGLELWPVPDAKTWVLLMPGLGGSTDQLRWLAQALHERDWPVVLLDHPGSNELAVRELVQGRRLPPGAETLPGRVQDLQAVVAAAQTGGLPQLGQRVVLMGHSLAGLTSLLAAGLRPEPGLQRRCKRSLADLPLINLSRLLQCQLPEVPLPPVQPLAQPIAGVVTLNGFGSLLWPHRGLRGLEAPVLMVGGSLDLITPPLSEQLHLFLPDPNPRSRLVLLEGASHFSPVRMQAGGEAPLFKFGEEWVGVDPARVQNLILSLSSEFLWGLDQGGLKRDLPPQRRHVGGVSAYVLDHDLAKLWQERIEVRTSRVDRVAPPAGPPAR from the coding sequence TTGCCTGCATCCGTGGTTGAGCCAACCCGCTTGCGTCGCCGCCGTGCACTGACCAGCAGTCTGCTGGCTGGCGTTCTGTCCTTGGGCTCCCTGCTGGCTCCGCCACTGCGGGCCGCTGAGCAACTCGACATCCACCTGGAGGGGTTGGACCTGCCCCTCAACCTGGTGGAACTGGAACGCTGGAGCAGGGATCCGTCCACGCGCGCTGGGGAGCTGGTGGTCTGGCTCAACCTGCTCGATCCCCAAAGCCAGCAGCAGTTGCATCAGCTGCTCAATGCCCCATTGGTGCGGGAGCGCAGCTTCACCCAACAGATGATGCGCAGTTGGGCGGGCCAGCGGGTCGCCGAAGAACTGGGCGTCTTGATCAGCACCGAGAACGGCAATGCCGGTCCGCTGGTTCTCAGCACCCTCAACACCTTGCTCAAAGAGCAGCGGCAGGTGACGGTGATCGAGCTGATGCGGGCACTGCCGGCCCAGCAGCTCACCATCAATCTCGATGGACTCCAGCTGCTCGCCCGCGGTTGGCAGCAGCAGTTGTTCGATCAGGAGCTGGCGCTCAAGGCCCTGCAGACCTTGCCGCTGCCGCAGGGGACCCCGCTGCTGCCGCTCTCCGATGGCGTGCTGCTGGATCAGCAATCCTCTGCGGCTGATCAGGCTCCCCAGCGCTGGCGTTTGCCGGTTCCCCATCGCCAGCAGCCCCTGGGGCTTGAGCTCTGGCCGGTCCCTGATGCCAAGACCTGGGTGTTGCTCATGCCTGGCTTGGGGGGCAGTACCGATCAGTTGCGCTGGTTGGCCCAGGCCCTGCATGAACGGGACTGGCCCGTGGTCCTGCTCGATCACCCCGGTAGTAACGAACTGGCGGTGCGGGAGTTGGTCCAGGGGCGACGTCTCCCCCCTGGAGCTGAGACCCTTCCCGGCCGGGTGCAAGACCTGCAGGCCGTGGTGGCCGCGGCGCAAACCGGGGGATTGCCGCAACTGGGGCAGCGGGTGGTCCTGATGGGTCACTCCCTGGCGGGGCTGACGAGCCTGTTGGCGGCAGGGCTGCGTCCGGAACCAGGACTGCAGCGCCGTTGCAAGCGATCCCTGGCGGATCTACCCCTAATCAACCTCTCGCGGCTGCTCCAGTGCCAGCTCCCCGAGGTGCCCCTGCCGCCGGTCCAACCGCTGGCCCAGCCGATTGCAGGGGTGGTGACCCTCAACGGTTTCGGCAGCCTGCTTTGGCCCCATCGGGGTCTGCGTGGCCTGGAGGCGCCGGTGTTGATGGTCGGCGGAAGCCTGGACTTGATTACGCCGCCGCTCAGTGAGCAGCTGCATCTGTTTTTGCCTGATCCCAATCCCCGCAGCCGTTTGGTGTTGTTGGAGGGGGCGAGTCATTTCTCCCCGGTTCGGATGCAGGCCGGAGGCGAGGCCCCCCTGTTCAAGTTCGGCGAGGAGTGGGTTGGGGTTGATCCCGCCCGGGTGCAGAACTTGATCTTGAGCTTGAGCAGTGAGTTTCTCTGGGGCCTCGATCAAGGGGGGCTGAAGCGGGACCTACCGCCCCAGCGCCGGCACGTTGGTGGTGTCAGTGCCTATGTGCTTGACCACGACCTGGCCAAGCTCTGGCAGGAACGCATCGAGGTCAGAACTTCACGCGTGGATCGAGTAGCGCCACCAGCAGGTCCACCAGCACGCTGA